The Bacteroidales bacterium genome includes the window TTACATTCTTTCAGACATAATGTACAACCGGTACATGCAACTGCACAGGCTTTTTTTGCTGTTCCCCCCCTGTCTTGGTTAATACAAGAAACAAATATTCTTCTGCTTTTCTTTCCTGCCGGTCTAAGTTCAATAATATCTTTCGGGCAAGCTTCAACACAAGCACCGCATGCCGTACACATATCTTCAATAACAACAGGAAGGTTTGTTTCGGGATCCATATACATTGCATCAAAACCGCAAGCATCAACACACTCTCCTAATCCCAGACAACCATATTGACAAGCTGTTTCTCCGGCATACAGATTATGCTGAATTGTACAATTTAATGCACTGTCGAATTCGGTTGTTTTTTTTCTGAATTGAGGAGCACCGTTACATCTTATGACAGCAATGAGCTTTTCTTTTTCACTTGCTGTTTTTCCCAATACTTTTGCAACTGCTGCCATTGTTTCATTACCTCCTACAGGGCAATTCAAACTGTCTAAATCATCTGCTTTAACACAAGCCTCTGCAAAATTACGACAACCGGGAAAACCGCAACCGCCGCAATTTGCTGCCGGTAATGCTTCTTCAACTTCGTCAATACGAGGATCTTCAAAAACTTTAAATTTTTGAGATGCCCAATACAAAATAATTGCAGCAATTATTCCTACGGAACTTACTGTTATTATTGTTGCTATTACTACTTCATTCATTATAAATAATTTAAATATCTTAAATGTTTACGGCACCCGTTTTCGGGTAAACAATTGATTTTTTTATTGAAAATGAAAATGTTTTTTTTAGTTTATCTTTTGTTAAATATACTACTAAATAATAAGGG containing:
- a CDS encoding RnfABCDGE type electron transport complex subunit B, whose protein sequence is MNEVVIATIITVSSVGIIAAIILYWASQKFKVFEDPRIDEVEEALPAANCGGCGFPGCRNFAEACVKADDLDSLNCPVGGNETMAAVAKVLGKTASEKEKLIAVIRCNGAPQFRKKTTEFDSALNCTIQHNLYAGETACQYGCLGLGECVDACGFDAMYMDPETNLPVVIEDMCTACGACVEACPKDIIELRPAGKKSRRIFVSCINQDRGGTAKKACAVACTGCTLCLKECKYDAITIENFLSYIDPVKCVLCRKCVGVCPTNAIWEVNLPPRKAKPAVEKKTATEKKEVDLIKVAKENSAKETDNKENKTE